CTGGAGAAACCTTGAATTTGTTTCAGATTGTGTTTCGCCTGACTCAAGCTGTTTTTCCTGGGGTTTTGCCTTGGGTACTTGTTTTAAGTAGTTATGGCTTTTTAATATCTGTACTTTATAGTTTTGGCATTCCTGTATCAATACCAGAAGAGAGCGATGCAATTACGCGAGCAGTATTAATTTTCAATATTGGCTTACCTTTACTATTAGTTTTTCGTACTAATACAGCCCATGAAAAATTTTGGGAAGGGCGCAAGCTATGGGGTAGTTTAGTGAATACAGTGCGCAACTTAACTCGTGATTTATGGATTGGTGTCAAAGAGGAGACACCACAAGACCGGGCGCAAAAAGAGTACACTCTTAGATTAATTGTGGCTTTTGCCGTGGCGATGAAACTACATTTAAGAGGCGAACACGTCACTGATGAGCTAAGTGGTTTAGTAGCAGAAACTCAGTTCTTTCGATTGAAATATACAAACCATCCGCCCCTACAAATTGCTTTTTGGGTTGGAGATTATTTACAAGAGCAACACGATCGCGATCGCTTGAATATTTATCAGTTAACGTCGCTACAAAAATTGGTAGACCAGTTAGTAGATATTTTAGGAGGCTGCGAACGCATTTTAAAAACACCACTACCTTTAATTTATCCGTTAATTTTAAAAAATTTAGTTTTTGTCTATTGCCTTGTTATTCCCTTAGAAATTGTGAAGGAGGTAAATTGGTTTACTAGCAGCATTATTACTTTTGTGAGTTTCATTTTATTAAGTATCGAACAAATTGGTTCTGAAATTGAAGAACCTTTCGGACGCAACTCTTGCGATCTACCACTCGATATCATTTGCAATACCATACTGCATAATGTGGAAGATTTAATTGCTCTAGCTCCTCATAATGGTAGTAATAGTAGGGTACTCTAACATAGTCCGTATAGAGACGTTACATGTAACGTCTCTACACGGTAAACTACGTAGCACACCCTAAAATCTAAAATTCAACATGAAACTATTCTGCTACCCGAGTTCGAGGTTGATAGTAGTAGTGATGGTAAGAAGTTGTAGCTTTGTAATCTTTCACCCCGTTACAAATTGCACCTAAAACTTGAGTGCGAGACAGTTTTAACTGATCGAGGGTCTGCATTAGCAGCGCACGGTCAGTTTTACCCATCCGCGTGACGATCGCAATTCCTGCGGTTAGAGGAGCCAGCAAACTCGCATCTGCTAAACCTAAAAGTGGTGGAGTGTCGTAAATCACTAAGTCATACTGCTGCCGCAACTGCTCCATGATGTTGCGCATCTTGTGAGAGGATAACAGTTTGGTAGGGTCGGGAGGAATTTGACCTGCGGTTAAGACAAACAAGTTCTCCCAGGCAGGCGATCGCTGAATTAAATCGGCAACTGGTACGTTAGTTGTTATTGCATTACTCAATCCCGTGTCATTGGATAAATGTAAAATGTGATGAATCTGCGGTAAACGTAGATCTGCATCGACTAGTAACACTCTGCGTCCCATTGCTGCTGCTGCTTGGGCTAAGTGAGTTGAGATAGTAGATTTACCGTCAGCATGGACGGAAGAACTGATGACGAGAGAGTGGATCGGTGTATCGGAACCTAAAAAGCCGATGTTAGTATACAGCGATCGGAAAGATTCTAAGAAAGGGAAATAGTGATAGCCATAAGCATTTCTGTGGGAACGCGACCTGCTGTTCTCTTGCCTCTGATTCGTTTCTCCATCTGCCAGATGCTTAGCTAGGTTTTTATGGAAAGGAATTATACCTAATATTGGTAGCTTTGTCGCTTCCTTCAACTCATCGGGTGAATGAACCACATTATCGAGCCTTTCCACGAGTAGCGCTGCTCCAATTCCAGCTAAGATACTAGCTACCGTGCCTAAGATCAGGAATCGTGGAATATTAGGAAATATCGGGATAGAAGGTAACTGAGGTGGTGAAATGAGTTGCCAAGGAGTCTCTTTTTGAGCATTTTCGATTTGCAGCGATTCCCGCCTTTCTAGAAAACGGTTCAAACTTTCAGTAGCAATAACTAACTCTCGCTGTAAGTCAGTGTAACGACGTGCCAAATTTGGCATTCCGTCGATTTCTCGATTTAAGCGATCGAGTGCTTGGGCGTTCTTGGCGGCTCTGACTTGGAGTATGGAAAGTTGGCTTAATACTGACGCACGTTGATTTTCTAGTGCCTGCACTCCCTCTTTGTGTAATAGTGGCAGCAGACTTTCCCGTTTCCGTTTCAGCGACTGAATGTACGGACTATCTACTCGATAAATAGTTGCATTCTTGGCAATTTCAGTATCTATATTCTGCAACTGAGCGAGTAAACTCTGATATTGAGGAGCATCTTGCTGGGCTTGCGGTGATATTGCACGACTGGGCGTAGAGGATTCATCTATAGCCGCGATCGCTGGCGATTTTTGAGGGTGGTCAACTGTCGATTGTTGCTGCAAAGTTCCCACCCCATGACGAGCTTTTGCTTCTAGTTCTAGCGCTAACTTAGTGCCAGATTTACTTTGTAAGGCATTGTAGAGTTTTTGAGCTTCCGCTAAATCTTTTTGAATCTCTAATTTCTGAAATTCTAAAGTGCTATATTTTTCAAATAGCTGTCCTGTTTTTTCTTCGGGAGAAAATAAGCTGTATTGTTCTCTAAATCTTTGTAATTGCAATTGCAAGCTGTTGACTCGTGCTTGCAATTGAGGTAACTGAGTATTAACAAACTGAATTCCCTGGCGTAGATTTGTTTGCTGCTCCTGTAAGCTGTATTTTAAATATCCTTTAGCTAGCTGTTCTAAAACAAATTGAATTTTCTGGGGATCGGAATCTCGATAGCTAACTTCTAAAATTTTTGTTTCTTGATAGCGAGAAACCTTCAAGCCTTCTAGTAAAGAAGCATAATTAATATCTGGATACCGCACAGAAATATTTTTAGCGATAGGAATTAGAATTTCGGGGCTACGCAAAACAATAATCTGTGTACTGTAATCCAAAGATTCTTGCCCTTTTGGGCTAGCATTCACAACTGGAACGTTCGATAATCCCGATAATTTATTTTCAGCCTTGACTGGCTCTACCAATACCGATAATTTTCCTTCATACTTGGCTGGTTGAGTTAATGTCCATACCCAGGTAGTCACGCAGCAAGCGATCGCTACACTAGCGATAATCGGCGCTCGACGACGTACAACTGCCAGAAGCTGAGACAAACTCCATTCTTCTGCCTGAGGTAACTCTGAGTAATGTGCAACATAGGATGGCAATGACATCTGCGAATACTTACCATTTCTTTCTGTTGCTAAATGCTGAGTTCGATATTGCTCTTCCATATTTATGTCGTTATTAGGCAGTTGATGAAGGAAAAAACAGGAATAGCCCTGCTGGTGAGCTTTAGCTTTCTTCTGTCACGGCTTCCACGCTCTTATTTCTAGAACGAACAACTCGTCTTTTTGCTGTTAGAAATGCTTGTTGTAATACATTTGAGTACTGTTTGGCAATAATTTCTGGCGTGAAATTGAATTGGAGATATTGCCGACCTGCCATTCCCATTTGTTTAACGAGTTCGCGATCGCTCTTTAGACGGCGAATAAACTGAACTAAACCACTGGCATCACCTGAATTAAAAGCAGCACCGCAACCGCTTTCTCTTAAGAGATGCCGTAAATAGGAATGGGTTTCGCAAATAGCAGCGACGGGACGACCAGCTGCGAGAATGCCATAGAGCTTGCTCGGGGCGACAATTCCTTCCATTTTGGGACTAATACTGACCAAAGATAAATCGCAAGCTGTTAGCGAATATGGTAAGTCTTGTTTATCTTGATAGGGCAAGAAGCGACAATTATTTAAACCTAGTTTTTTGACACATTCAAAACTAGATTGAAATTTTGCTCCTCCGCCAATAAAAACAAACTGAATTGGTTCGTCTTGCAATTGTCTAGCTGCTTCTAGAATTGTCTCTAGTTCGTGACAGCGACCCATGTTGCCAGAGTACTGCACGGTGAAAGTATTGACCAATTCGTACTTTTGCGCAAACCAATTATTTTCTTTTTCTAGCGGTACAATCCAGTTGGGATTAGCCCAATTATGAATGACTACAATTTTGTCACTCATTTCGGGAGAGTGAGATAAAACTTTCTCTCGCATGGTTGAGCTGAGAACAATTATTTTTTCTGAGTTGCGCCAAACTTTTCTATTGAGTAATCTCCACCATTTTACTAACCAATTTTTCCTAGAGAAAATATCTAGCTCAATTGCAACGTCAGGATATAAATCGTACATTAAACAAACGTAAGGAATCCCAAATAATAGTTTGGCTATGTAGCCGACGATTGGTAAAAAGGCTGGTGCAGTGGTTAGAAGTAGGAGATCTCCACGGTTCTTTTTATTTAATAAGTGTAAGATAGCTCGGAAAAAGAACAGGCAACCATTAATGGCTTTGCCTCGAATCCGTGCATTCCACATTCGAGAAGTTCGCGATCGCCGAATCAGAATTTTTTCAGAACGTTCTATACTAGGAGCCGCATTTTTTTTAAATGCATATCCTGGCTGTCCGGTAAAAACCCTTACTTGAATCCCTAGTTGTCCTAAATTCAGTGCTAGTTCTTCAATGAGTTGCCCTGTAGCAGCATAGTCTGGTGGATAAAATTGCGTAATAATATTTAAGTTGAAAGAAGGTGCGAGTTCTTTACTTTTGCTCTGAGCCGGCAAAAATATTTTGAGTTTTTCAATTTGCTCTTGCTGTACGTATTTATCTAGCATCTGAAGCTCTGCCTACCTCTGCCAATGCGATGATTTTGTTTAAACAGTGAGGAGTGCAAAGGAAAAGCACTCAATTTAAGTGAAAGGCAAAGCTACACAAAAGACTATTTAATAAAATTAAAATTCTCTCTTAACTCAAAAGGCTATTTCGCTAGGTAATGTAAGGTAGCTTTACACGATCGAACTTGAAAAAATCTAACTTTGACCTAGCTTTATGTCCAAGTGTGGTTTTACTGAGAATTCAATTAGAGTTTAACAATCTTCTTAGTTTTTTCAGTAAAAATACTGAAATTTAAGTGTCTATACTAATTCTAAATCTGCTGCAAATAACCCAAAATTTTCTAGTCGCGTCACACACCACAGACTTAGAGTATTGCGTTACGCCATCATGCTAACGCACCTTACGTATATTTCAAAAAGTAAGAACCAAAAAGATATCGAGATGTTTATCTAGAAAATAGAAAAATTATTAATTTTTCATAGGTCGAATTTTGGCAATATTACCGAGCTGATAAATTTACCGATCGCAAATTGCTCGTTGTTTGATTGGTTGTGCGGGATTGCCCGCGTAAATTGTCATGGGCTGAAGCGATCGCCCTGCTACGCTTCCGAGACTCAACACCGCGCCTTTACCGACAGTGACACCAGGACCAATCGTCGCCCGCGCCGCAATCCAACTACTCTGCTCGATGTGAATTGGGGCTGGGATCAGCTTGAAGTCAGAAGCACTCCAGTCGTGATTGCCAGTACACAGATAAACACCCTGAGAAATACAGACATGGCTTTCAATGGCGATCGGCGCAACATTGTCGAGCCAAGCATTTTCTCCAATCCACACGCAATCACCTACAGTTAGCCGCCAAGGAAACTTTACCCGCACTCCAGGCTTAATACAGACAGAGCGACCAACTGTAGCACCAAAACTACGTAGTATCCAGACTTTTAACTGAGAGATAGGTAGCCAATAAGTGCGAAATAAAGGCTCTCCGAGAAAATACCACAGGAGTTGTTTCCACACGGGAGCGCCAGGAGTGTAAGTACCGAGGGTGTAACGATCTAGATACATGTAATTCCACTATCGATCTTAAATTTCAGATTTAAGGCTAGCTCCAGTACGACCTGTAAACATCCATAACCAAGTACGACAAACATCACGACTAATATGAAACCAGGATTCAGGTTGTTGGTTTGATGGAACTGATATAGGAGTTACAGCAATCCCCTGGCTGCCAAAGACAAAGAAGGCGATCGCCTTTGCTCTTGCCATGTGAAAATCGGATGTAATTAAGTAAACATGTTGAAAATACCGTTGTTTGAACTCGGCAACAAGAGAGGTAAAGTTAGTTACGGTATCGACAGCGCGGCGATCGATATGTATTCGCGATCTAGAGCTACTCGGATCTGGAAGATTGAAGGCTTTGAGATAAGGGGAAGAAATCCAGATTTCTAAAGGTGGATGCCGTAATGCAAAGTCAACAGCGAAAGATTCGCGCCTCGGATCGCCACCTAAAGCAATAATTGCTTGGGGCAGCGGCGATCGCTCTAAAGCAATTGCTAGTCGCAGAGGAATAATCCCGAACAGTACGAATAACACAGCAGCAGTTGACAAACAGACAAAACGGCATCTCTTGTACTGAAAGCGCTGGTTTTTGCTCGAACTGGTAGTTTTTACTCTTGACATTGTTGACGTTATATCCATGCGTGTTGCCGCTTATGGCAGCGTGACAAAATTCTCTGGGTTTGAGAAGGTTGTAGGAATTGGTTGTCGCTCGATCGCCGCCGTGTAAATCGAGATCAGATTCTGGGCGATCGCTTGCCAAGAATACTGTTGACTTGCCAACAGCCGACCATTCTCTCCTAATTGCTGCCGGAGTTCTGGAGATGATAGTAGTTGTGCGATCGCATTTGTTAAGGGTGCGATTTGACCTTCAACAACTAGCCCAGCCGAGGCTGCGGCAATTTCTGGTGAAATTTGGATGTCGGGAGTCACAACAACTGGTAGCCCTACTACCATTGCTTCTGCTACGGCAATCCCAAAATTTTCGGAGAAGGACGGCAAGACAAAAAGATCGGAGGCTTGTAGGAGGAGATCTTTATCTCGACCCATAACGAAGCCAGTGATGGATGTACGCGGAGAAAGTCCGAGGGATGATACTAAGTCAGTCAAGTAGTTGAGGTACTGCGGCTCTCCCGAACCTGCCAAAATCAGATGAAAGTTGTGATTCTGAGCTGCTAGCTGGCTGAGGGCTTGAATTAACAAATCTGGGCGTTTTTTAGGGTGAAGTCGCGACAAGAATAGGACAACTGGTGTAGTGGTAGGTATACCGTAAGTTTCGTATAGCTTTTGCTTAGCATCAGGTAGTTCTACTGGGCGATCGACTCCTAAAGGCAAAGTAAAACTAGGTGTTTGAATGCCAAATTTTCTCACATCCTGGGCTTCGCCTGGAGCAGTGCAATGAATCATTTCGGCACAATTGAGATTGTGACGCTCGATCAGAAATGAATATATCTGTTTTTTCAACCAACTTTGAGACAAAGCCCAAGGCGTTAACTGTCCCATAGTACGCATGGTGTAGGGAATTCCTTGCAACCTGGCAATTAGGGCAGCGCAAGCGGGTGCATAGGAAAAAAGATAGTGAGTTTCGATCAAATCGTAATCTCGGGCGTGTTGCCAAAGCCAACGAGTCAAAGCTGCCGAAAAAATAAACTCTTTAAGTGGTGGTGAAAAACGTGGAAAAAACCAAATTGGGACTTGCTCGTACTCAACCCGCTGATGGAGCGGCACGTCTAACAGTTCTGAACCGCGATCGTTCGTGGTGGCAATTTCGGCATCAATTCCATTTTCGCGCAAAGCCCTAACTAGATTAAGGACAACCTGAGTTGGTCCACCCAAAGCAGGATCGATCGAAGGAATAACATGTAAAACTTTCATTGACTGCTCAAATTGAATTTAATTAAGTTATCCATCGTTTGTTTAAATTGCTCGAATCCGAAAGTATCAATAACTTTCTGTCTTAAAACTTCAGGTTGATAAATAATTGGATGCGAATAAGTGCCTTGCAAAATCTGAATTAAAGTTCGGGCGATCGCGTTTGTATCGTCTGGATCGACTAATGCCCCTAGTTCTCCATGACAAAGGGCATCAATGGCTCCATCTCGATCTCCTCCTAAAGTGGGTTTGCCACAGGCTAGAGATTCTAGATATACAATGCCAAATCCCTCACCTTTACTTGGCATGGCAAAGACATCACACAAGTTATAGTGATCGCCCAGTTCGACATCGGGAATAAATCCAGCTAAGGTTACACAATCTTTTAAATCGAGTTTCGCGATTAACTGTTCGATCCGATCGCGATCGCTACCCTTACCAGCGATCAGATAACGAACGCCAGGAATCTGACAGCGAATCTCAGGCAAGGCTTGCAGAATTTGGTCGTATCCTTTGTAACGTTCGCGGCAATCTAACCGAGCGACAGTCAGAATGACTGGTTGTTCTGGTGTCAGTCCGTAACGCTCTAGTAAGTATTGCGGCTTTGGTTGAATTTTAAAGCGATCCGCATCAAAAGTGTTGGGTAAAAGCGAGACTTTTGCCGGATCGAGATTTTGCTCTTTGAGCAAGCGATCGCGTGTATAGCTACTAACAGCAAGAATGCGATCGGCATGGTGCAACGCTTTTTGTAAAGCAGGTTTGTGAATATCCCAGGCTTCTACACCGTGAGCGATCGCCCAGTAACGCATACCAGTTAGTTGTTTCAACCAATAGGCTGCAACTGTAAAATTCAGGTGAGTGGCGATCGCTAAACTCGGTCGCTGTCGCAGTCCTGCTCCACAGATCTGAGCGGCAAAGCCAAATGTTCGCAATGGCAAAGGTAAAGCACCAGTACAGTGAAACTGAGTATGGCGCGATCGCGCCAGATCGGATGGCGATCGAGTGTCGTGCTTGAGAAAAACCTGGTAGTGCCAATTCGGATATAAGCTTTCTAAGGCATCGAGCAAGAAAGCCGAATAGACTTGAATTCCGCCTTTAAATTCAAAAATATTCGGAAACCACAAGTGACAGTTAGTTCGACCTGCTAATTCTGGCATAACAGCTCCTGGACGCGACTGGCTAATTGCTGTCGATACAATCCCCACGTTAATTGCTCGGCTTTTTGACGAGCCGCTTTTCCCATTTGGGCTAATTCTTCTGGGTGGGAATAACACCATTCCAGCTTTTCCTTTAGAGCTGCGACATCGCGAATCGGGACAATGAAGCCTTCTACCCCGTCTGTCAGAATATCTGGACCAGCAGTATTGGGTGTCGTGATGACGGGAATTCCACAAGCCATTGCCTCTAGTAGTACGAGTCCAAATCCTTCTACAAGCGAGGGAAAAACAAAGACACTTGCGGTACTGTAATATTCGTTCAACGCCGCATGAGGCAGAGATGGAATGTAGCGAAAAATATCTTGATATTGAGTCAGCCAGTTATTAGGAAACTCGTTAATCCCGATCGCTAAGAGTTCGGCATCGGGTAGGTGTAGTTCTTGCCAAGCTTGTAATAAGTAATGAAAGCCCTTGCGAGGTCCGACGCGACCGACAAACAGAGCGCGAAACAGTTTGTCAGTTTTAGTTTGCGGGTGGAAATAATCAATTGGTGCGCCGTAGGGAATGACACTAATTTTTTCTGGTTTGACACCCACATCTAACAGCGATCGCTGGGTGATGGAAGATGCAACAAATACGTGGTCTGCCAGTTGAATTTCCCGTTCCTTGCGCTCGATCTTCCATGCAGGCTCCTTGACTGCTTGTAGTGCTGGCGCTAGTTCTGGAAAACGTTCGGCTTCTTGGGCTTGGAGATCTCGACTCATGCGATAGAAGGGAATCGGGAGATCGTACAAGCAGAGAATCCCGCGTTGTTTAGCAACTTCAAACGCGATCGCCGCACCATCTTCGTAAGCATAAACTGCATCTAGATTTTGTAAATGATGTTGGGAAACGTGGCGATCGAGAGAGGTATACACCCAATCGATCGGTCCTTGACGACCTAAGTTCAGCAAATGACTTAATTTAGTTTTGACTAATGCTAAACGTATGGCTTCTTGCCAAGGGTGCGATCGCATTGGTACATTTACAGGCGCAGTCCACGCCCTCCTACCTAATTCCAGCGCCACGCGAGTGCTAATTTTCTGCGGTAGTAAATTTAAGTAGCGCGATAAAACTCCCTTGGGATTGTAGGCAATTGTCGTGATCGCTTCTTGGAGTAAGTTAGCTTCTCCCAAAGCTAGTGCGGCATTGCGGGCAAAGGGATTACTGGTAGGGTGAATCAGGGAGATACGCGGATGAGACATTGTGTTGTTGCAATAATTGTTGTTCTCGATACCAATTTTCTATCGACTCTAATTGAGGTAAGAGAAAGATAAAGCCACTCAAAAACCAGTAGTAAGCCAAAAAGGTAGGTTGAGTTACTAGCTGGTCGTAGATTGCAAGTGTCTGGATCAGTAATGCTGTCAGTGCTAATTGACGCAAGAATGGTTTCTTTAACTGACAGAAAACTCGTAAAAGTGCAATGAGAAGACTCAATCTAAGTCCGTACCACAGAAAAAACCCAATCGGACCTAACTCCAAAACTATTCTGCCTGGTTCTTCTTCAAAGTAAGTTGGAATGGTTGCGCCATCTGGTAAATTTAGCGATCGGCGCAGGGCTTGACTCCCCGGTTGGGTTGCTCCAGTGCCGTAGCCGTCGAGTCCTTTATATTGAATAAACTCGAAAGGTTGGGTAAAAGTTGCCGTAATGCGTGCCGTCACATCTTGATTAGAATTTGTCCGTAACAAGAAGGCATCAATTGCGGGTTTAAACCAGATAAAAGAGACTAGAGAAATACATATAGCTGGTAATAAAAATTTACTGAGCAGAGATATACTCTTTTCAGGCTGAGTAAATCCTTTAACAGTTATGAAACTAACAAAAAATAATAATAAGGCAAAAACAACGCTACGAGAGCCAGTCATACAAGAGTTAACAGTTACCAGAATTAGTTCAAAAATAGAAACCCATTTCCAGAAAGGTGGTTGGGAGAGTGAGAGGAGAGAAATCAGTAAGCCAAAGCAGATTAATAGATATACTGCATAACCGTCTATGTAGGAAAATGTGCCTGTGACGCGAACAATTTGGGTTGCTCCTGCAACTCCAAATGTAGCTACTTCTTTCAATTGACTGGGAGCATATACGTTGATTGGACTAGTAGCAGGACTAAAGAACTGAGCAATACCTAAAAAACCTACAGGAATGACTAATAAAAGATGAGAACGCAAAAATTTATATAAATCTTGCTCCGATTGAAATAGAGTTGGTAGCATCCACATTAAAGGAATATAAAAGATATATCCTCTGAGTCCAAAAAGACCTACTAGTGGTGAACCTAAACTGGGATTAAAGACTTGCAATACACACCATATGCTTGCAAAAATAATTAGGATAGAAATAGGGCGATTTTGAAGTGAAAATCTTCTCGTTGAGAAGACATAGTATTGCAGGTAAGCTCCCAAAAGCACTAAGTCTTTTAAAAAATAAATTGTGTCGCTTGCTTGAGGTAAAACCCATTTACGCAATGCACCCTCAATCACAAGAATGAAGAACACAGCTTTAACAGAGTTACGCCAATTCAATGCCGAGATCCCAAAAATAGATAAAATAGCGATCGCAGCAATTACCAATTTCACGCGATAGTCCTCTTAAGAATATGTAAATATACCTTGACAATTTGCTTTGATGTATTGAGCAAAGTCATCCTAGTTTTGTGCATACATTACCCAATACATGTGTGACAAAGTTCTGAGTCTGGACTGATAAATTGTGAGACTGATACCAGGTGTAGGCATGACTCGCGATCGCCTGCGACTCGACGAAATCTGTTATTTCT
This window of the Chroococcidiopsis thermalis PCC 7203 genome carries:
- a CDS encoding GumC family protein, which produces MEEQYRTQHLATERNGKYSQMSLPSYVAHYSELPQAEEWSLSQLLAVVRRRAPIIASVAIACCVTTWVWTLTQPAKYEGKLSVLVEPVKAENKLSGLSNVPVVNASPKGQESLDYSTQIIVLRSPEILIPIAKNISVRYPDINYASLLEGLKVSRYQETKILEVSYRDSDPQKIQFVLEQLAKGYLKYSLQEQQTNLRQGIQFVNTQLPQLQARVNSLQLQLQRFREQYSLFSPEEKTGQLFEKYSTLEFQKLEIQKDLAEAQKLYNALQSKSGTKLALELEAKARHGVGTLQQQSTVDHPQKSPAIAAIDESSTPSRAISPQAQQDAPQYQSLLAQLQNIDTEIAKNATIYRVDSPYIQSLKRKRESLLPLLHKEGVQALENQRASVLSQLSILQVRAAKNAQALDRLNREIDGMPNLARRYTDLQRELVIATESLNRFLERRESLQIENAQKETPWQLISPPQLPSIPIFPNIPRFLILGTVASILAGIGAALLVERLDNVVHSPDELKEATKLPILGIIPFHKNLAKHLADGETNQRQENSRSRSHRNAYGYHYFPFLESFRSLYTNIGFLGSDTPIHSLVISSSVHADGKSTISTHLAQAAAAMGRRVLLVDADLRLPQIHHILHLSNDTGLSNAITTNVPVADLIQRSPAWENLFVLTAGQIPPDPTKLLSSHKMRNIMEQLRQQYDLVIYDTPPLLGLADASLLAPLTAGIAIVTRMGKTDRALLMQTLDQLKLSRTQVLGAICNGVKDYKATTSYHHYYYQPRTRVAE
- a CDS encoding glycosyltransferase family 4 protein, translated to MSHPRISLIHPTSNPFARNAALALGEANLLQEAITTIAYNPKGVLSRYLNLLPQKISTRVALELGRRAWTAPVNVPMRSHPWQEAIRLALVKTKLSHLLNLGRQGPIDWVYTSLDRHVSQHHLQNLDAVYAYEDGAAIAFEVAKQRGILCLYDLPIPFYRMSRDLQAQEAERFPELAPALQAVKEPAWKIERKEREIQLADHVFVASSITQRSLLDVGVKPEKISVIPYGAPIDYFHPQTKTDKLFRALFVGRVGPRKGFHYLLQAWQELHLPDAELLAIGINEFPNNWLTQYQDIFRYIPSLPHAALNEYYSTASVFVFPSLVEGFGLVLLEAMACGIPVITTPNTAGPDILTDGVEGFIVPIRDVAALKEKLEWCYSHPEELAQMGKAARQKAEQLTWGLYRQQLASRVQELLCQN
- a CDS encoding glycosyltransferase gives rise to the protein MKVLHVIPSIDPALGGPTQVVLNLVRALRENGIDAEIATTNDRGSELLDVPLHQRVEYEQVPIWFFPRFSPPLKEFIFSAALTRWLWQHARDYDLIETHYLFSYAPACAALIARLQGIPYTMRTMGQLTPWALSQSWLKKQIYSFLIERHNLNCAEMIHCTAPGEAQDVRKFGIQTPSFTLPLGVDRPVELPDAKQKLYETYGIPTTTPVVLFLSRLHPKKRPDLLIQALSQLAAQNHNFHLILAGSGEPQYLNYLTDLVSSLGLSPRTSITGFVMGRDKDLLLQASDLFVLPSFSENFGIAVAEAMVVGLPVVVTPDIQISPEIAAASAGLVVEGQIAPLTNAIAQLLSSPELRQQLGENGRLLASQQYSWQAIAQNLISIYTAAIERQPIPTTFSNPENFVTLP
- a CDS encoding WcaF family extracellular polysaccharide biosynthesis acetyltransferase, which encodes MYLDRYTLGTYTPGAPVWKQLLWYFLGEPLFRTYWLPISQLKVWILRSFGATVGRSVCIKPGVRVKFPWRLTVGDCVWIGENAWLDNVAPIAIESHVCISQGVYLCTGNHDWSASDFKLIPAPIHIEQSSWIAARATIGPGVTVGKGAVLSLGSVAGRSLQPMTIYAGNPAQPIKQRAICDR
- a CDS encoding glycosyltransferase, which produces MPELAGRTNCHLWFPNIFEFKGGIQVYSAFLLDALESLYPNWHYQVFLKHDTRSPSDLARSRHTQFHCTGALPLPLRTFGFAAQICGAGLRQRPSLAIATHLNFTVAAYWLKQLTGMRYWAIAHGVEAWDIHKPALQKALHHADRILAVSSYTRDRLLKEQNLDPAKVSLLPNTFDADRFKIQPKPQYLLERYGLTPEQPVILTVARLDCRERYKGYDQILQALPEIRCQIPGVRYLIAGKGSDRDRIEQLIAKLDLKDCVTLAGFIPDVELGDHYNLCDVFAMPSKGEGFGIVYLESLACGKPTLGGDRDGAIDALCHGELGALVDPDDTNAIARTLIQILQGTYSHPIIYQPEVLRQKVIDTFGFEQFKQTMDNLIKFNLSSQ
- a CDS encoding YdcF family protein translates to MSRVKTTSSSKNQRFQYKRCRFVCLSTAAVLFVLFGIIPLRLAIALERSPLPQAIIALGGDPRRESFAVDFALRHPPLEIWISSPYLKAFNLPDPSSSRSRIHIDRRAVDTVTNFTSLVAEFKQRYFQHVYLITSDFHMARAKAIAFFVFGSQGIAVTPISVPSNQQPESWFHISRDVCRTWLWMFTGRTGASLKSEI
- a CDS encoding glycosyltransferase family 4 protein → MLDKYVQQEQIEKLKIFLPAQSKSKELAPSFNLNIITQFYPPDYAATGQLIEELALNLGQLGIQVRVFTGQPGYAFKKNAAPSIERSEKILIRRSRTSRMWNARIRGKAINGCLFFFRAILHLLNKKNRGDLLLLTTAPAFLPIVGYIAKLLFGIPYVCLMYDLYPDVAIELDIFSRKNWLVKWWRLLNRKVWRNSEKIIVLSSTMREKVLSHSPEMSDKIVVIHNWANPNWIVPLEKENNWFAQKYELVNTFTVQYSGNMGRCHELETILEAARQLQDEPIQFVFIGGGAKFQSSFECVKKLGLNNCRFLPYQDKQDLPYSLTACDLSLVSISPKMEGIVAPSKLYGILAAGRPVAAICETHSYLRHLLRESGCGAAFNSGDASGLVQFIRRLKSDRELVKQMGMAGRQYLQFNFTPEIIAKQYSNVLQQAFLTAKRRVVRSRNKSVEAVTEES
- a CDS encoding bestrophin family protein — encoded protein: MTFDLSPHSTEKAMSTPGKLELTVKIDRLPDSVRTIANGWKQFEIDLDGQIVTLTLKPHVYKKLEQAQENYHQWVAKIIGQMGAKTDKGFLLKDCNVTVYSQTQSSPSKLKQKPPDRRDKPKKANSKFVEKYRLYTGETLNLFQIVFRLTQAVFPGVLPWVLVLSSYGFLISVLYSFGIPVSIPEESDAITRAVLIFNIGLPLLLVFRTNTAHEKFWEGRKLWGSLVNTVRNLTRDLWIGVKEETPQDRAQKEYTLRLIVAFAVAMKLHLRGEHVTDELSGLVAETQFFRLKYTNHPPLQIAFWVGDYLQEQHDRDRLNIYQLTSLQKLVDQLVDILGGCERILKTPLPLIYPLILKNLVFVYCLVIPLEIVKEVNWFTSSIITFVSFILLSIEQIGSEIEEPFGRNSCDLPLDIICNTILHNVEDLIALAPHNGSNSRVL